The sequence below is a genomic window from Wyeomyia smithii strain HCP4-BCI-WySm-NY-G18 chromosome 1, ASM2978416v1, whole genome shotgun sequence.
AGACTTTAAATAAAGGGACTGTAGATTTACGGTGTCTATGATAAAGACACAACAGGTCAATTAGAACCCTAAAAGTGCTTGTATAACGGCGATGTTagtaataaatattaaaaaaatggagaaaatcGGTTGGGTAGTTTTTCGGTAATCGTAAACCtgttaaattcatttttttgcaaaacacCATTCAGAGAGAACCGTGTATGAAGTTTCAAATTTAGCTTATTCGGCTGGTGCGAGGTCCGCATTAAATCACTTTAACTTTCTTCCTACatcacttagattttattgccgagaacttaACAGTTGATGAATTCAGCGAAatattctacaagttttcggtaAAGTTTTCAAGAACATCGGTAGATCAATTTATTTgccgaatgttcgtcgaaatatattactGATATCTACACAAAATTCGCCAAGTtcgatcagctgttggaaaGTTTGCCGAGATGAATTCAGTGTGTATTGCTCAAATATCTCTGAAAATTTAGGGAAatgttttcaagaaaactttcaaaaatattaaGAAAAACTACCGTTTCTGTCCCGACTCATGGCCATTAAAATCACAGTTAACATCACAATAACAGAATAAAACTTTGCTTTATCGAGCTGTATTCGAGGCAGAGTTTTCGTGTTGGAATTATttgttaagcaggtattagacgaagcaaatatttgctatttttggtacgattttatttgtacaaaataaaatctgtattaaaaaattgcaaatatttgcttcgtctaatacctgctttagataGGATAGTAATTTTCGAACCATGCTTTTTACATTCATTGTTAATTCGGAAAACAAAATGAGCTTGTAGGTCGTACGAAAGTTTCTGTTATTGTTGATCGTTGCTATATGGTAACGGTATGTAAACAAGTTTGACATTACTTGCTAGCAGATGAactctatccagctttttacgcaccataatggcggtcgctataatgcgtgtacgtaatatgcgaacctctttGCTGacgtcagatttgcgatttctgaaaaattggcaacacaaatgttgccaaatatatttttcttttgttcaaatatatgaagacttcaatctgacgtaagcagagttgtcaaaagggtaggtcatttattacgaactttgcattatagcgtccgccattatggcgcataaaaagctggatacataACCTGTAACAAAACAGCAATGCCAGTGACACTACGTATctagaaaaatttatttatattgaTTGTTTGATTGTTATTAAACCATAAAATGACATAAGCAACGTGTTCCACGGAAAATTCtaagcatatttaaaaaatatataacaaagTTTTATCTGTTGCTTGATGTTTGTTCTCAAAAACCTTGAAGTGATCTCTGGCCATCAAAGCATTTTTAGATGCTCTGTAGTACAAATAGCATGCGGAGAAGACATGCTCCTCCACATTCACGAGTGTGTGGACTCATGAGGGACTCCACGTGCACGGACTACACTTGCTAGAacagtggttttcaaccttcttcagttcatgcacccccttttgataatttttacaaGCTTTTCCCCCCCTATGAGCACCATGAAAGAAAAGCTggagtaattaaaaaatataaggctttttaaactttaattttgacCAGGTTTCAAGCAGGAGCAGGAGAACACCAATACACGGGCATACAATTCAGCATCTCTTGTGAAGGTGTGTGTGACGATTTATCGTTAACAagcacatttgaaaaaaaaaaatgaaaaaaatgtcgcaccaccgtcaatcacaaaagctcattacatgtgaaatttttccactcgcaattccccccctgcaacggttaaattcccccctaggggggaattcccccccggttgaaaaccgctgcgctatgaggtaggcgtgcggaagcaagcagcgagtagggccaatattccatccttctacggctggaaaacattgcatttcgatgcagatgtttttaggcaggcaattagatggaagcacgaagggggtgaactgctcccggatgtggaccatctaaattcgatgctgtcatgggcgtgtgacgccacgatgcctaggtctcgtccgcctagagagggtaggccaccgacatactggtggagcgatacgatagcaggcctgcgcaatgcatgcctccgtgcaagacggaggatgcagcgcgcacgttccgacgagcaaagagcggaacgcggtgtcgcattcagatccgctaaggcaacgcttaagagcgcaatcagagccagcaaacgagcctgtttcgaacgactctgcgccagtgccaattcgaacccgtggagtgacgcctacaggatcgttatgaccaagactagaggtgcgctagccccggccgagcaatcaccagcgatgctagaaacgatcattcagggcctcttcccaagccacgaaccaagtccctggcctccggctgacgagtcaccacctaccgtgagtgacggcagccgtgcagaggctggcgatgcggtaagggtgacggaagatgaattgatcgagatcgcaaactccctgaaggtaggcaaggctccgggaccagacggaatcccgaacttgaccatcaaagaagcccccgggttgttcagggcggtcatgcagaaatgctttgacgactgcctcttcccggacgtgtggaagcgccagaggctggtgctgttgccgaaggttgggaaaccaccaggtgacccatcggcatacagaccaatctgcctgctgaacacggcgggcaaggtgcttgagagggtaatcctcaatagactggtgaaatatacagaaagtgaaaacggtctatcaagcaaccagttcggttttcgaaaaggtaggtccatggtggatgcaattctctccgtcaccagaacggctgaggttgcaatccaacgtaagaggaggggcattcgttactgcgcgatcgtcacgcttgacgtgaagaacgcgtttaacagtgccagctgggactccatagccctagcgctacagagtctcagagtgccgacgtcgctgtacgaaattctaggcaactactttcagaatcgagtgctagtgtataacacaaacgagggtcagaaaagcgttccggttaccgcaggtgtaccgcaaggttccatcctgggtccggtactgtggaacgctatgtatgacggcgtgttaaaactaacactccctcctggggtggtgatcgtgtgcttcgccgatgacataactcttgaggtctatggcgagtctattagagaggtagagttgaaggccgcgctatcaatacgcgtagtggaagactggatgcactccaggaaactggagctagcgcaccataagactgaagttattgttgtaaataacagaaagtctgagcaggaggcatcgattagtgccggtacatgcactatcgcctcaaaacgctcgttgaagcttctgggggttatgatcgacgacaagctcacgttcgggagccacgtcgattatacctgcaagaaagcttccatggctgtggcagcgctgtctcgcatgatggcaaacagctcagcggttcgtagcagcaggcgcaaagtccttgctagcgtgaccacgtccatactcaggtatggaggaccagtgtggtccaaggtattgagtacctcgtgccatcgcggcaaactcgagagtacgtacaggctaatgtgcctaagggtcgcgtgcgcataccgaacagtgtcgtacgaggcggtttgcgtcctggctggcatgatgcccatcagcatcatcgtcaaagaggatgtagaatgcttcgaccaacgcgacacgaggggtattcgcaacaccatacggtcatcctcaatggccaggtggcagcgggagtggtccaacactacaaaaggtagatggacacaccgactcattccagagttagcaggctggattaataggcaccatggggaagtaaccttccatctgacacagatcctgtcaggccatggctgctttaggcagtacctgcataggttcgggtacgccgagtcccctatgtgccccgcttgtacgggtgcggaagaaagcgcagagcatgtgttcttcacatgtccgtgcttcgagcgggtacggtacgaaatgctggcaataagtgggatggacaccacgccagagaatatagtgcgtaggatgtgcgaaaatagggaaatctgggatgcggtcatcacggcagcatcacagatcgttagtattttgcagggcaccaatcgacgggaaaccatcgacgtgccccagttagttaacggttaaataactggcctgtataggctgctctgctacccatagaggtaagtgcgaaaagcacgacgggccctctccctgaagtaatgcctaacggcggtcccggggagacaaagggctgtagctgttcagcttaggttgctcagcatgggtaaaagcaggggTAGTAGTAGGGGTTCAGGTTTAGTTAGTAGTTTTACTTTAGGCCTGTGACTGAGTGGTCTGTTTACCGGCAAGGTACCTAGGGCTTCCCATAAAGTGCTTTCCGTGGTTTTTAGGAACATGCCAGGCACTTGGGAAGCTCCTCACAGTCTTTCtttttatggcctgcaccaccgcaaTGCCTTGGCTCTTGTCGAGCTCTTGCAGTAGTATGGCCAGGGGCATGCTGACCAGCCAATCTCATCTGCCGATGCTATTCGGAAAGTGGCTACCTGGCTCTTCTGGACCCTTTCAAAGGCGGATTGACTCAGTGGACTGGGTGGTTGTTTAGTCGCCACTTCGTCTTGGTCTTGGTATCCTGGATCAAAGAAACAAGACATGAATGATGCTGATTTATGACTTTCGTAAGCCGCGGTAGGATTGTGCTAGTGAGGGTGAGATTTTGCCATACAAATCCTttgtttgtcagccatctcatggcgatcacaagaccaagCCTTCTTTAATAAGTTTCCTCCAGTATTTAACCAAGAAAAACTAGTCAtctgacccggaagagatggctgacaagtcaTGGGTTGTAAGAACTGGCAAAGAAAAGCTGCGGTCGTTTGCAAAAGGCTGTAAAAAGCTGCAAAACCAGAGGGCTAATTAGAGTTCAGTACTCATTTGacatatatacatttattgtcTTACATCAGTTGCATTTGCGCTCAACATGTTATGCCCGATGCGCTTTGGTCAGGAAATCTCCTGAGTCATTTTGCACTGTCGGCTCGTCTTGTCAAATAGAAAAAATGCTTAACGCTGGCAAAAATTACCTTGGCTTGGAAAATCAATCACACCGCCCATCGTTCGGCTTTGCGGAGCAAAACTTCGGTTTTAGGTGTAAAACTTCGGCTTTCTCATTTACTGAAGAGTAACCGATTCGTTTTTCCCGTGCAGAATGAATAGGAGTGAGCAGCTGCTTGTCAGGTGTAGTGTGAATGGATCACGCGCGCGGAGTCCTTTGATTCCCGCGTAGTGcaagcagtgctgataaaagtcattttccccagcaaaattcttcgaaaattacagccaatcattttcaattttcacttccaatgatcgcagcactctttcagacaCACTACACGGTTAAATGAAGCTACCTAATTATGAGTACGAAAACAACCTGTTTTTGAGTTCGCCTAAGCGAAGttcgattttgagtaacttttatAAGGTGACATTGGTAGAAAAAACTCACATGATGGATTAATACAGTATACTTATTTTTGAGTGAAATATTCTAGGTTGTATTAATTATGAAATTGATAGTTTGCTTCGATCCCTTCCATCAATAATTTTCGCTGCTCGAGGGGTTTTGTTTCACCTAAATCTGGACGAAAATTTTTTATCTGCCAGTGCTGTCAAAAAAGAAACAGTTGTGAAAtcaacagtgtttttttttacgtgagCAAAAACTTGGTTTTCTTGTGCAAAAAGGTTTGCAGTAGTATTTTGTTTGCTTTGAAATATTTAGAACTTTCATCGATTAGCGAAAGGTAAGGTTTGAGATTTTTAAATGCGAAATTCTCCATAGTCTAATATTCAATAAATTCTGTTCCTTGTAGACCTCCTTTCGAAAGCAAAACCAACCGCGCAAAAAGTGGTATCGCCTGCGGGGACACTGAACCGGAGAATGAAATGTTGGTGTGCGCCAGTGTGACACGGGCCGGATTTTGGTTTTCCGGAAATTTATAGCGTCGAAGATCCCACCAGGAAATCGAACGGCCGCACCTCGAAACCGATTGTAtgataagcaactttcggtgGTTGAAGGGAAAATAAACAATGAAGTGTTATTTTTCGTGttttgagtttaaaaaaaaccggaattttaaattttactgCAGAAATTCTCAATGCTTATTTTGAGTAGTTTGAGCTTAATTATGAGTAGTTTTATCGATTGTTGAGTAATTTTTACCCAATTTGCAGTTCATACCAAATTCCCTACTTTTGGGTACTCAGTACTATCGAATTGAGTAAAAAGAACTTAATTTTGAAATTACTTATTTTTGTAGAAAtatggaaccattcaaatattacataacgcggaatttggcaattttcaatacccacccacccccacgtaacgcaattttacatgtttgccacacgcaatgtaacgcttcgctgaataccccccccacccctgagcgcgttatgtattatttgaatgagccCTATGTCATTACAAGCTACTTAGTTTTGGGTGGAGTTTACTCACTGATATGTTAAAGCTACCCACTTTGCATTACCATTAATCTGTAAATCAAACTAGTTGTGGGTTAAATTGACGAACTTAATCGTTAAAACTACCTATTTTTGTTGATAATCATAAACCGAAACATCCTATCCTAATATGCTCTGGAACTAGTCATTTTTGTATCTGTTTTATTTCATATGCTACCAATTTTCAGGTATATTTCGTTATCCAATTATAGGTATGATCATATAACTCAAAAGTAGGTACAGCCTCTCTACTCAGGTTTTGAGTTTGTGCGCTTTAAGGGGATTTTGAGTGATTTCTACTTATGTATAGGTTTTTCCCGGTAAGCAtgtagattttcgtcctagtaacgtgctgttatactcagatgaaatagatcgcgcgcatcgttcacggttacggaatcaaATTTGACGGCAAATCctaccaaatgatcttcacttcaaagcgaaaaaaaaaaacaaacagtccactcaaccaaaataaacctcaacgaaacactttttcactgacactgaccgatgccttgacaatcttcgttaactgataaactgattttgttgtcttgcttccatcgcatgaaatataatgaggtgttttgacagttcacttccatgcaaaaagtgggaagggagaactctgaaaggattgtaaaaaaataaagtttatggatgctttttttcactttcactcaagagtgtcaacaaatatcaaccctgagtGCAAGTGAAAAATACACCTTGCTCTTCGGTCGCCCGGAGGAGAAAACCAAGTCTGGTAATGAcagtaaaaattgatgaaaaactggGTTTAACGAGTTAGGAGTGTATTATTGATATGTGCAAAGTTCCATAACAATCGGTTTAATGGTTATTGAGATGTCATCTAAACAAGAAGACGTGGAGAGCATAGTGTTCCGCCTGGTTCGTTTAGCAAACTATGAAACGTAATCCCTATGTGTTAGTTAACTCCCTAAAAGGTGCAGAAAATCCgactcaaaataaatttttggcgGACACTTTTGTctggtgcgttttttttttctagtacaGGCCTGGTTACAATTCACTCGTCAAACATTCTTATTATTTTGAGTGTCTTTTCTCGAAGAAGTGATTGTTTTttaatttgggattttttccACAAAACTTAAATTAAGACTTTTTTTCAGCTACCagtattttttgaaatttttggctGTTGTTCtatgaatttttataattttgccTGTTTAGTCTTGTATGACttagttagtcttcgattaaatattttttgtttttcccaGTGTCTATatatgaataaatattttttgattgCTGCTGTTTTTTTAGGAATGATAGCTCGGTCTGTCAGGTCTGCTTATGATAATTATAAAAATCAGGAAATCACAAAAGCATCAGAttataaaatcatcaaacaacTAAACGTTTTGAGTTCACTTTctaattttctttattttattctatcggtagaatgtataattaaaaagaaaaataaatatgcTTAATGACAAACAACAATTTCAAATTGTATCGGTTGTATTTTCTGCTGACAGGCTGGAATATTGATTTCACTGTTTCAATCtcaaatttcaacattttcaagttTGAACTTTCGAATGCAAACCGTCGCTGGATGTCCGTCAGTATCTAATGATTGTTTGCTTCACCACCCACGTTGGGCATCAATCCGTTTATCATCGGGTGGGTGCCTTTAATGCGGTGAAGCGCCTTGCAGTCGGTCCTGCTGCGGCGTAGTTTCGAGTCCAAGAACGAGTTGTCGCGTGTAAAATAAATATATGACAATAATCCATTAGTTATTGGAAAAGTTACAGCAATGTGTTTGCCTGctggtgattttttttccgctcttcTTGTTTGCTCCTGTGGTTATGGTTTTATCGCTGAAACAATTTCCAGAACATGCTCTTTTTCTTATGGGGACGGGTCGAAGAGGGAAAGCAATCCGCTTATTGTTCACGAAAATGGGTTTTGAAACCATTAAATCTTGCCAGCAATAGATAGTGAAAATCCATAATCATAAATTTATATTTCCTATCATTTGGTGTAATGTGAAAGCCACTTTCGATGGTGGTAGGAGAAATACGTATGTTACATTTTCGCAATTTGCGCTGCTTCGAGCGATTTCGCGCTATCTAGCTAGTTAAAATTAAGTTAATTCATATTCGAATCACGTCAGTTTACGAAAAGTAGTTTGTCCTTGGGTTTTAGAAATGCGTAGTAGAACAGCAAACACAGCAAGCTCAGTATACCACTGGCGATGGTGAGGTAATGCAAAAAGAGGAACCACCAAGACTCGAACGTACCCAGATGGTACCAGAGAGCGCTCATAGCGATATTTTCCGCGAATACAATCACGAAGTAGCCGATGTACCAGGTTCGAACATGAACGAATTTGATCTTGAATTCCAACAGTGAAAACATGTAGATGTAGGCCAGGAATAGATAGAAGTAATATCGTTCCAGCTTTTCGTGAAATCGTACTTCGTAGATGATACACGCGATCATCAGCAGGTAGTGGTTAAGGCAAACCATCCAAAAGTAAGTTGGGAAGAACACGTAGAACACGGACAGTGCTATCATGCGCATCAGTAGGAATGTTACCCAACCGGCGAATGACACCGTTTTTCCAATAAGATCATCATCTTCAAGTCCTTGAATCATCTTTCTCCGAGAAGGAAGTGAAATCGTATCACCATCCACCTGATCTGGAGTTTTTTCCTCATTGTGCTCGAATAATCCCTTGGGAAGTCGAGGTACATGATCTTTTATGAAGTTTTCAGTGTTGAATACGAATATATCCTTCAGTGCGGATGCTCGGTGCATGATGTAGGCAGCCGGGGTTGGAGGGGCTGGCGTTCGTGGACTTTGATCGAAAGTTTCGTCAAAAACAGGATCTTCGTATTCGTCATCGCTGGCTTCAGCGGGAGCAGCTTCAATCTTTGCGTCATCCGTGCGCCGAACGTAGTCACGGATCTCATCAATGTTATCGATCAGATCCTGTTTGAAACTGACCGTCGGCGATAACGAATCTACAGTATCGGAAACGGTCAGCTTATCATCATCTGTAAAGTTTTCGTAGGGATCCTTGTGTTTCTTGGAAGAATAAGAGTCG
It includes:
- the LOC129733349 gene encoding uncharacterized protein LOC129733349, producing MDALDGVPRCVLGYQVKTRTQIVLSFLIPVVSELLVYTVVMTADILLVIEHFHNENPSWAWFTFALLWLPAIACFSVILSSLSNWPETVGCDKRTWQFIGKNLAILLLFPVAAIYRFNRRLFWSIEALFHDRSSYGRVHAVNKIRETSPYELYHFLQAFLQSAPQMLLQLYILLRGNTFRNYETVTAQVVSIIFSFLTMSSIVTSYQRFESQKVVGRCYPWSSEEQVKARKRHFMRTTSTAESVLVRNTSNTTPKSDPMVPNIMRNFYSKYGDDTEPSGSGIHRKTMYVDQSNYDSYSSKKHKDPYENFTDDDKLTVSDTVDSLSPTVSFKQDLIDNIDEIRDYVRRTDDAKIEAAPAEASDDEYEDPVFDETFDQSPRTPAPPTPAAYIMHRASALKDIFVFNTENFIKDHVPRLPKGLFEHNEEKTPDQVDGDTISLPSRRKMIQGLEDDDLIGKTVSFAGWVTFLLMRMIALSVFYVFFPTYFWMVCLNHYLLMIACIIYEVRFHEKLERYYFYLFLAYIYMFSLLEFKIKFVHVRTWYIGYFVIVFAENIAMSALWYHLGTFESWWFLFLHYLTIASGILSLLCLLFYYAFLKPKDKLLFVN